A window from Enterocloster bolteae encodes these proteins:
- a CDS encoding amidohydrolase family protein has translation MREGYNNLHIVTVDGLDRIYEDGGILYEDGVITHVGDRAYIEEKAGELKIELKDGKGRYLFPGLINTHTHLYQDIMKGMGSDLSLEDWFPKSMAPAGAVLRERHVAAGVKLGLAEAIRCGVTTVADYMQLQPVKGLGKLELDIAKDMGVRMVYGRGYRDIGKKELVEKAEDVFADVTALKEEFEGDGMYRVWLAPAAGWGASLELLKATREYADRNATPIMMHMFETGTDDKISWERNGKSAIRHYEESGLLGADLLAVHSVAIGEEEISTYARNHVSVSYNPIANMYLASGVAPVGEMLKAGITVAIGTDGAGSNNDNDMLEAMKFGALLQKTFHKDPLAMTAGGMLRMATIEGARALGLDQLVGSIEVGKKADFFLFDPAKSVKSCPVHDIVATLIYSGDHKAVDTVVINGKTVMEEGRFLLADEQEILNTAQLMAEDLVRCIQENQ, from the coding sequence GTGAGAGAAGGATATAACAACCTGCACATCGTAACCGTGGATGGGCTGGACCGCATATACGAGGATGGAGGTATCCTCTATGAGGACGGAGTGATTACACATGTGGGGGACAGAGCTTACATAGAGGAGAAGGCGGGGGAACTTAAAATCGAGCTTAAGGACGGAAAGGGAAGGTATCTGTTCCCGGGACTTATCAACACCCACACCCACCTGTATCAGGATATCATGAAGGGAATGGGAAGCGACCTGAGTCTGGAGGACTGGTTTCCCAAGTCCATGGCCCCGGCAGGCGCCGTGCTCCGGGAGAGGCATGTGGCTGCGGGCGTGAAGCTGGGACTGGCAGAGGCCATCCGGTGCGGCGTGACAACGGTGGCGGATTATATGCAGCTGCAGCCTGTAAAGGGGCTGGGAAAACTGGAGCTGGATATCGCCAAAGACATGGGCGTCAGAATGGTGTACGGCCGGGGCTACCGCGATATCGGAAAGAAGGAGCTGGTGGAGAAGGCCGAGGACGTCTTTGCCGATGTGACTGCCCTGAAGGAAGAATTTGAGGGGGACGGCATGTACCGCGTGTGGCTGGCTCCGGCAGCCGGCTGGGGGGCCAGTCTGGAACTCCTTAAGGCCACCAGGGAATATGCGGACCGGAATGCCACACCCATCATGATGCACATGTTTGAGACGGGAACGGATGACAAAATCAGCTGGGAGAGGAACGGAAAAAGCGCGATCCGCCATTATGAGGAATCAGGGCTTCTGGGAGCTGACCTGCTGGCTGTACATTCGGTTGCCATCGGAGAGGAAGAAATCAGTACCTATGCCAGAAACCATGTGTCTGTTTCCTACAATCCCATAGCCAATATGTATCTTGCATCGGGCGTGGCCCCTGTGGGAGAAATGCTGAAGGCCGGAATTACAGTGGCAATCGGCACGGACGGGGCAGGCTCCAACAATGACAACGACATGTTAGAGGCCATGAAGTTTGGCGCCCTGCTGCAAAAGACCTTCCACAAAGACCCTTTGGCCATGACGGCGGGGGGAATGCTCAGGATGGCCACCATAGAAGGGGCCAGGGCGCTGGGCTTGGACCAGCTGGTTGGTTCCATTGAAGTGGGGAAAAAGGCTGACTTCTTCCTGTTTGACCCGGCTAAGAGCGTAAAGTCCTGTCCGGTCCATGACATTGTGGCAACGCTGATTTATTCAGGGGACCATAAGGCGGTAGACACAGTGGTTATTAACGGCAAGACGGTTATGGAGGAAGGCAGGTTCCTTCTGGCAGATGAACAGGAGATACTGAACACCGCCCAGCTCATGGCAGAGGATCTGGTAAGGTGCATACAGGAGAATCAGTAG
- a CDS encoding flavodoxin family protein — MAKILGISGSPRNKSTEYALGEALKSIESRDGIETSMITLRGKKIAPCNGCGYCKKNKTWCCLKDDFEPLLKEFMEADAYLFGSPVYAYGPTPQLSAFFSRMRPLFHVYPELMRDKIGSAFAVGGTRNGGEEATITAMHNMMMARGINIVCNEVYGYAGGYIWSKDQGQEGVDADEIGMGGLLKLANKLADMALIREYGKKALEEREAAVNERD; from the coding sequence ATGGCAAAAATTTTAGGTATCAGCGGAAGCCCGAGAAATAAGTCCACGGAATATGCTCTGGGAGAAGCCTTAAAAAGCATAGAGTCAAGGGACGGCATAGAGACAAGTATGATAACGCTGAGGGGGAAAAAGATTGCGCCCTGCAACGGGTGCGGATACTGCAAGAAAAATAAGACATGGTGCTGTCTGAAGGATGACTTTGAACCTCTTTTGAAGGAGTTTATGGAAGCGGATGCGTACCTGTTCGGTTCCCCGGTTTATGCCTATGGACCCACTCCCCAGCTGTCGGCTTTTTTCAGCAGGATGCGGCCTCTGTTCCATGTGTATCCGGAACTCATGAGGGATAAAATCGGCAGTGCCTTTGCTGTGGGCGGAACCAGAAACGGCGGAGAAGAGGCCACCATTACTGCCATGCACAACATGATGATGGCGAGAGGAATCAATATTGTCTGTAACGAGGTATACGGCTACGCCGGAGGTTATATCTGGTCCAAGGACCAGGGACAGGAAGGCGTTGACGCAGACGAAATCGGCATGGGAGGACTTTTGAAGCTGGCAAACAAGCTGGCTGATATGGCACTCATCCGGGAATATGGCAAGAAGGCGTTGGAAGAAAGAGAGGCAGCAGTGAATGAGCGGGATTAA
- a CDS encoding UbiD family decarboxylase, with translation MSGIKDLRDFLAVLKDNKLLFETERAVDWKYEIGSLLATLEAEGQRTGLFHNIKDKEFSVCGNVLASMDGIALALGCRKDEMTDFLADCLEHPVKPQVVADAPCHENIRMGDEIDLERIPVPIHAPKDGGPIITGGVIVSKEIDGTRQNLSFQRMHVKGKDKFSIMINEWRHLKDFYDQAESQGRALPIAVVIGADPVIYVGAGLRYDGDETEIAGAIRKSPIEVVKCITSDIYVPATAEFVIEGEILPDYREKEGPLGEFTGHYSEPWNSPMVQVKAITHRNGAIYQTINGASFEHINLGNVLPREPLLKTHTQYVSKGVTNVHIPPYGSGFLAIVQMKKKNPGEPKNVALAAMTAYVNIKNVIVVDEDVDIYDPADVMWAVSNRVIPERDIFYIHNAQGHELDPCSDERGVQTKMGIDATLNEESRCLERVRYPKVDLKDYQ, from the coding sequence ATGAGCGGGATTAAGGATTTAAGAGATTTTCTGGCAGTTTTAAAGGATAACAAACTGCTTTTTGAGACAGAACGGGCAGTGGATTGGAAGTATGAGATTGGCTCCCTGCTGGCCACCCTGGAGGCAGAGGGCCAGAGAACCGGTTTATTTCACAATATCAAGGATAAGGAATTCTCTGTGTGCGGAAATGTGCTGGCATCCATGGACGGCATTGCCCTGGCTCTGGGCTGCAGGAAGGATGAAATGACGGATTTCCTGGCAGATTGCCTGGAACATCCCGTGAAGCCACAGGTAGTGGCGGACGCCCCTTGTCATGAAAATATACGGATGGGGGATGAGATTGATTTAGAACGCATACCGGTTCCCATCCACGCCCCAAAGGACGGCGGCCCCATCATCACAGGCGGGGTGATTGTCAGCAAGGAGATAGACGGAACCCGCCAGAACCTGTCCTTCCAGAGGATGCATGTGAAGGGGAAGGATAAGTTCAGCATCATGATCAATGAGTGGCGCCACCTGAAGGATTTCTACGACCAGGCGGAAAGCCAGGGGAGAGCCCTTCCCATCGCGGTTGTCATCGGTGCAGATCCGGTTATCTATGTGGGAGCCGGACTGCGCTATGACGGGGATGAGACAGAGATTGCGGGCGCTATCAGAAAAAGTCCGATTGAGGTGGTGAAATGCATCACTTCCGACATCTATGTACCAGCCACGGCCGAATTTGTGATTGAAGGTGAAATACTTCCGGATTACAGGGAGAAGGAAGGTCCTCTGGGAGAGTTCACGGGCCACTACAGCGAGCCGTGGAACAGCCCTATGGTGCAGGTGAAGGCTATCACCCACAGGAACGGAGCCATTTACCAGACCATAAACGGCGCCTCCTTTGAGCATATCAATCTGGGAAATGTGCTGCCCAGGGAGCCTCTCCTTAAGACCCATACCCAGTATGTGAGCAAGGGAGTTACCAATGTACATATTCCACCCTATGGAAGCGGCTTCCTGGCCATTGTCCAGATGAAGAAAAAGAATCCGGGAGAGCCGAAAAATGTGGCTCTGGCAGCCATGACAGCGTATGTAAACATTAAGAATGTGATTGTGGTGGATGAGGACGTGGATATCTATGATCCCGCAGACGTGATGTGGGCGGTATCCAACCGTGTGATTCCTGAAAGGGATATTTTCTATATCCACAATGCCCAGGGACATGAGCTGGATCCCTGTTCCGACGAGCGGGGCGTACAGACGAAGATGGGGATTGACGCCACACTAAACGAGGAGAGCAGATGCCTGGAGCGGGTCCGCTATCCCAAGGTGGACTTAAAGGATTACCAGTAA
- a CDS encoding UbiX family flavin prenyltransferase, producing MGKYIVGITGASGSIYAKRVIERLIQKGHHVCICMTQAGKLVVESELGWQIGQDTPSGEVEQYLQEIFGSKELIHHYDVHAIGAPIASGSSGMDAMIVVPCSMGTLSAICHGSSHNLLERAADVCLKERRPLVIVPREAPYNQIHLENMTKLSGYGAVIMPASPGFYSRPRTIEEMVDFFVTRILDQMGIHEPSESRWTGMDVCVK from the coding sequence ATGGGAAAATACATAGTAGGAATCACCGGGGCAAGCGGGTCAATCTACGCAAAGCGGGTCATAGAAAGGCTGATTCAGAAAGGCCATCATGTGTGCATCTGCATGACCCAGGCGGGAAAGCTGGTGGTGGAGTCTGAGCTTGGCTGGCAGATTGGGCAGGATACCCCTTCCGGGGAGGTGGAACAATATCTGCAGGAAATCTTTGGGTCAAAGGAGCTGATTCACCATTACGATGTCCATGCCATAGGCGCGCCCATAGCCAGCGGATCCTCCGGAATGGATGCCATGATAGTGGTCCCCTGTTCCATGGGTACACTGTCCGCCATTTGCCATGGCTCATCCCATAACCTTTTGGAGCGGGCGGCGGATGTGTGCCTGAAGGAACGGCGCCCCCTGGTCATTGTACCCAGGGAAGCGCCTTACAACCAGATTCATCTGGAAAACATGACAAAGCTGTCAGGTTACGGGGCTGTCATAATGCCTGCGTCCCCTGGATTTTACTCCCGTCCAAGGACAATTGAGGAGATGGTGGATTTCTTTGTGACACGGATTCTGGACCAAATGGGAATCCATGAGCCCTCGGAGAGCAGGTGGACGGGAATGGATGTGTGTGTTAAGTAG
- a CDS encoding uracil-xanthine permease family protein, producing the protein MNARNQEVSHSLYVFDSKPPVRKALPISLQHIMAMFLGTVTVPIVIAGAAGADAATRTIMIQYSLMMSALATMIQVCPLGPVGSRLPVIFCAGFTCVPVFTPIAAQYGLPGVFGAQLLCSVITIALGFCVGRLHKFFPTVVTGTIILSIGLSLYPIALKYMAGNASSPTYGQLNNWIVAFVTLAAVLFFNLMCKGVVKMASILLGAVVGYVLALCMGMVHFDGVVSASWLAVPKPFFYGMPSFDLSMVLPILLITIVNIMQSVGDITGTTVGGFDREPRSEELTGGVAASGIATLVGTIFGVPVVSSFSQNVGIVSMNKVVSRRVITIACAIMLALGIVPKFSALVSTLPAPVIGGGTLIVFGMITLTGLKLVSSEPLTARNSTIVGVSIALAMGLSTLEGTAALENFPPLAQALLSKPVVVAGVMSFLLNLLAPGKTVDEEARERAALDAE; encoded by the coding sequence ATGAATGCACGAAATCAAGAAGTAAGCCATTCCCTGTACGTCTTTGACAGCAAACCGCCTGTCCGCAAGGCCCTTCCCATCTCATTGCAGCACATCATGGCCATGTTTTTGGGCACAGTAACAGTACCCATAGTCATAGCCGGTGCAGCCGGTGCCGATGCTGCCACCAGGACCATCATGATTCAGTACTCTCTGATGATGTCTGCCCTGGCCACTATGATACAGGTATGTCCCCTGGGCCCCGTGGGTTCCAGACTCCCCGTCATATTCTGCGCGGGCTTTACCTGTGTTCCTGTATTTACTCCGATTGCAGCCCAATACGGCCTTCCCGGCGTGTTCGGCGCCCAGCTCCTGTGCTCTGTTATCACCATTGCGCTGGGCTTTTGCGTAGGCAGACTGCATAAATTCTTTCCCACTGTGGTCACCGGCACCATCATCCTGTCCATCGGCCTTTCCCTGTATCCCATCGCTTTAAAATACATGGCCGGCAATGCCAGTTCCCCCACCTATGGCCAGCTGAACAACTGGATTGTGGCCTTTGTAACCCTGGCCGCCGTCCTCTTCTTCAACCTGATGTGCAAGGGCGTGGTCAAGATGGCCTCCATCCTGCTGGGCGCCGTGGTGGGATACGTGCTGGCGCTGTGCATGGGCATGGTCCATTTTGACGGTGTGGTAAGCGCCAGCTGGCTGGCAGTGCCAAAACCCTTTTTCTACGGTATGCCGTCCTTTGACCTGTCCATGGTTCTGCCGATCCTCTTGATTACCATTGTCAATATCATGCAGTCCGTGGGAGATATCACAGGCACCACGGTAGGAGGTTTTGACCGGGAACCCCGCAGCGAGGAACTGACAGGAGGCGTGGCTGCATCCGGAATCGCCACCCTGGTAGGCACCATTTTCGGCGTGCCTGTGGTTTCTTCCTTCAGCCAGAACGTGGGCATTGTGTCCATGAACAAGGTAGTGAGCCGCCGTGTCATCACCATTGCCTGCGCAATTATGCTCGCCCTTGGCATCGTACCTAAATTCAGCGCGCTGGTATCCACCCTTCCGGCCCCGGTCATTGGCGGCGGAACCCTCATTGTATTTGGTATGATCACGCTGACCGGACTCAAATTAGTGTCCAGCGAGCCCTTAACCGCCCGCAACAGTACAATTGTAGGCGTATCCATTGCCCTGGCCATGGGACTGTCCACCCTGGAAGGCACTGCGGCCCTGGAGAATTTTCCTCCCCTGGCCCAGGCCCTTCTCTCTAAACCAGTGGTTGTGGCAGGCGTCATGTCCTTCCTTCTCAACCTGTTAGCCCCAGGAAAAACCGTTGACGAAGAAGCCCGGGAACGCGCTGCCCTGGACGCCGAATAA
- a CDS encoding (2Fe-2S)-binding protein produces the protein MEQICLNINKKNYNVAIEKNWTLLYVLREELELTAVKCGCNTGDCGACKVIIDGEAVNSCLVLARNAVGKTIETVEGLSDGIHLHPIQQAFIDVGAVQCGYCTPGMIMSAKALLDKNPDPTEAEIRAGISNNLCRCTGYVKIVRAIQLAASRMQKEGK, from the coding sequence ATGGAACAGATATGTTTAAATATTAACAAAAAAAACTACAATGTGGCAATTGAAAAAAACTGGACTCTGCTCTATGTACTGCGGGAGGAACTGGAGCTCACAGCCGTGAAATGCGGCTGCAATACAGGGGACTGCGGTGCCTGCAAGGTAATTATTGACGGGGAGGCAGTGAATTCGTGCCTTGTCCTAGCCAGGAATGCGGTGGGTAAGACCATTGAGACCGTGGAAGGTTTATCGGACGGAATCCATCTTCATCCAATCCAGCAGGCATTTATTGACGTGGGAGCGGTCCAGTGCGGTTACTGCACACCGGGAATGATCATGTCGGCCAAGGCGCTGCTGGACAAAAATCCCGATCCCACAGAGGCGGAGATAAGAGCCGGTATTTCCAACAACCTGTGCAGATGCACCGGATATGTAAAAATCGTCAGGGCCATTCAGCTGGCAGCCAGCCGGATGCAGAAGGAGGGGAAGTAG
- a CDS encoding xanthine dehydrogenase family protein molybdopterin-binding subunit, producing the protein MELQTPKNGVIGTDMPVRDAALKVTGQFKYVGDMTLPHMLHAKVLFSPVAHARIKSIDTSQAEQLEGVRAVVCWKNAPDALFNSCGEEIDGEKTERVFDSTVRYVGDKVAAVAAETAKIAEQALKLIRVEYEELPYYLEPEEALKEGAYPIHKDSNVIEEVVQEAGDVEKGMAEADYIYEDDFETPAIHHGAIETHTSLAVYESSGKLTVYTPSQDVFGHRTNLSRIFGLPMSRIRVVNPGIGGGFGGKIDMVTEPVTALLAMKTGRPVRLVYTRREDIPSSRNRHSMKLHLKTGMKKDGTIVAQEMDVIVNAGAYAGGTMSIVWAMSGKYFKNHKTPNLRFHAVPVYTNTPVAGAMRGFGSPQEFFAQQCQLNRIAKDLGMDIIQLQLKNLVEPDGFDQRDGLPHGNPRPIDCVLKGMELSGYEEAVREQEDAADSRYRIGVGMAVAAHGNGVFGVRPDTTGVIIKMNEDGTAVMFTGVSDMGNGSVTTQTQVVSEILGIPMPHIECVQADTDATLWDMGNYSSRGTFVSCSAALKVAGQVKTELLKEASGLLEVDESELDLKDQRVYCISRPDTSASLAEVIKYAKQAHGRDICCADTFASCAMAVSYGAHFAKVQVDMENGSVKVLDYTAVHDIGKALNPMGVEGQIEGAVQMGIGYALTEGFILDDKGKVKNTTLKQYHMLNAQEMPPIKVGLVEQIEQSGPFGAKSIGECSVVPVAAAVANAVSNAVGKQVKRIPVRPADVMKLIES; encoded by the coding sequence ATGGAATTACAGACGCCCAAAAACGGAGTGATTGGCACGGATATGCCTGTGAGGGATGCTGCCCTGAAGGTGACCGGACAGTTTAAGTACGTTGGAGACATGACTCTTCCCCATATGCTTCATGCAAAGGTGCTGTTCAGCCCTGTGGCCCATGCCAGAATCAAATCCATAGACACCAGCCAGGCGGAGCAGTTAGAAGGGGTCCGGGCGGTTGTGTGCTGGAAGAATGCGCCGGATGCCCTGTTCAACAGCTGCGGCGAGGAGATTGACGGAGAGAAAACGGAGCGGGTATTTGACAGCACCGTGCGCTATGTGGGAGACAAAGTGGCAGCCGTGGCAGCCGAGACAGCAAAGATAGCGGAGCAGGCCCTGAAGCTGATTCGTGTGGAATACGAGGAGTTGCCGTATTACCTGGAGCCGGAGGAGGCCCTGAAGGAGGGGGCATATCCCATCCACAAGGATTCCAATGTGATCGAGGAAGTAGTCCAGGAGGCAGGGGATGTAGAGAAGGGGATGGCGGAAGCGGATTATATCTACGAGGACGACTTTGAAACACCTGCCATCCATCATGGGGCCATTGAGACGCACACATCCCTGGCTGTCTATGAGAGCAGCGGCAAGCTCACCGTCTACACGCCCAGCCAGGATGTGTTCGGGCACAGAACCAATCTGTCGCGGATCTTCGGCCTCCCCATGAGCCGGATCAGGGTGGTGAACCCCGGAATCGGAGGGGGATTTGGCGGGAAGATTGATATGGTGACAGAGCCTGTCACGGCCCTTCTGGCCATGAAGACAGGACGTCCCGTGCGCCTGGTATACACCAGGAGAGAGGATATTCCCTCATCCAGGAACCGCCACAGCATGAAGCTCCATCTGAAAACAGGCATGAAAAAGGACGGCACCATCGTGGCACAGGAAATGGATGTCATTGTGAATGCAGGAGCGTATGCAGGCGGAACCATGAGCATTGTCTGGGCCATGAGCGGCAAATATTTTAAGAACCACAAGACACCAAACCTGCGGTTTCATGCTGTGCCGGTGTACACAAACACTCCTGTGGCAGGAGCCATGAGAGGCTTTGGTTCTCCCCAGGAGTTCTTTGCCCAGCAGTGTCAGCTGAACAGGATTGCAAAGGATCTGGGCATGGACATAATCCAGCTCCAGCTTAAGAACCTGGTGGAGCCGGATGGGTTTGACCAGAGGGACGGCCTGCCCCACGGAAATCCCAGGCCCATTGACTGTGTACTAAAGGGAATGGAATTGTCAGGATACGAGGAGGCTGTCAGGGAACAGGAGGATGCCGCGGACAGCAGGTACCGAATCGGCGTGGGCATGGCTGTTGCAGCCCACGGCAACGGTGTATTCGGCGTAAGACCGGATACAACGGGAGTCATCATCAAGATGAATGAGGATGGCACGGCTGTGATGTTTACCGGTGTCAGTGATATGGGAAATGGTTCCGTAACCACCCAGACCCAGGTGGTAAGCGAGATACTGGGCATCCCCATGCCGCACATCGAATGTGTCCAGGCCGACACCGATGCAACGCTTTGGGATATGGGAAATTATTCCAGCAGAGGTACGTTTGTGAGCTGCAGCGCAGCGTTAAAGGTTGCCGGTCAGGTGAAAACAGAGCTTCTTAAGGAGGCTTCCGGCCTGCTGGAAGTGGATGAGAGTGAGCTGGATTTAAAAGATCAGAGGGTTTACTGCATTTCCAGGCCTGATACGTCTGCCTCCCTGGCAGAGGTGATCAAATATGCAAAGCAGGCCCATGGCAGGGATATCTGCTGCGCGGACACATTTGCCTCCTGCGCCATGGCCGTATCCTACGGAGCCCATTTTGCCAAGGTCCAGGTGGATATGGAAAACGGCAGTGTAAAGGTACTGGATTACACGGCAGTCCACGACATCGGCAAGGCGCTTAATCCCATGGGCGTGGAAGGCCAGATTGAGGGCGCGGTCCAGATGGGAATTGGCTATGCCCTGACAGAGGGCTTTATACTGGATGATAAGGGAAAGGTAAAGAATACCACCTTAAAACAGTACCACATGCTGAACGCACAGGAGATGCCTCCCATTAAAGTGGGGCTGGTGGAACAAATTGAGCAGTCAGGTCCTTTTGGGGCCAAGAGCATAGGCGAGTGTTCTGTGGTACCTGTGGCCGCGGCAGTGGCAAACGCGGTATCCAATGCAGTGGGAAAACAGGTGAAGCGGATTCCGGTAAGGCCGGCGGATGTGATGAAGCTGATAGAGAGCTGA
- a CDS encoding LysR family transcriptional regulator, whose product MNFSHLEYAMTVAECRSINKAAQRLLVSQPYLSGVLKNLEEELGCQLFKRSHNGILLTEKGIKFMDSARIILYEYEKLKQLSWDEAEQPMVISSYFVSNIMRLFLEFKKQSAKQFPDRLTEMGNQEVLESVAAGRTRLGFILCAVEKKEKYLRLARDFHCSCEELMTSIPLYVMVSREHPLYKKPSVSIKELFDYPYVHFNDVSAISYLKLVGLSDHPNRLEVDNRGQFFDAIREGQYISLSVRGKTSDGRGFCFVPISDKNLYLNLYFVTQTDYRPNKREREFIRFLRDFAALDGQTP is encoded by the coding sequence ATGAATTTCAGCCATTTAGAATATGCAATGACCGTGGCAGAATGCCGGTCCATCAACAAAGCCGCCCAGAGGCTGCTGGTCTCCCAGCCCTATTTAAGCGGAGTCCTTAAGAATCTGGAGGAGGAACTGGGCTGCCAGCTATTCAAACGCAGCCACAACGGAATCCTTCTGACAGAAAAAGGAATAAAATTCATGGACAGTGCCCGCATCATACTGTATGAATATGAGAAATTAAAACAGCTGTCCTGGGATGAAGCAGAACAGCCTATGGTGATTTCTTCCTATTTCGTATCCAATATTATGAGGCTTTTTCTGGAATTTAAAAAACAGTCTGCCAAACAGTTTCCGGACCGTCTGACAGAAATGGGGAACCAGGAGGTCTTGGAGTCGGTTGCGGCAGGCCGTACGCGTCTTGGTTTCATTCTCTGCGCCGTAGAAAAAAAGGAAAAATACCTGAGGCTGGCCAGGGACTTCCACTGTTCCTGCGAAGAGCTTATGACTTCCATTCCGCTGTATGTAATGGTTTCCAGGGAGCATCCTCTCTATAAGAAACCTTCCGTATCCATAAAGGAATTGTTTGACTATCCCTACGTGCATTTCAATGATGTCTCCGCCATCTCCTACCTGAAGTTAGTCGGCCTGTCCGACCATCCCAACCGCCTGGAGGTAGATAACCGCGGGCAGTTCTTTGATGCCATCAGAGAGGGCCAATACATCTCCCTGTCAGTCAGAGGCAAAACCTCGGATGGACGCGGATTCTGTTTCGTGCCAATCAGCGACAAAAACCTGTATCTGAACCTCTATTTTGTGACCCAGACAGACTACAGGCCTAATAAAAGGGAACGGGAATTCATACGGTTTCTGCGGGATTTTGCAGCCTTAGACGGACAGACGCCCTGA
- a CDS encoding M20 metallopeptidase family protein: MYRELLEEAKTMEADLIAWRRKLHTMPELGLELPDTSTFVREKLEEMGIPYEIKVNGSCVVGILGKGSRCFMLRSDMDGLPFQEESGEEFASRNGRMHACGHDLHATVLLGAARLLKQHESELKGQVKLLFQPGEETFQGARAAVEEGVLDHPKVDSAFAMHVAAQMSPEYVAYGSLPMAGVYGFRITLTGQGGHGSRPEKCIDPINTGVHVYLALQELIARECPAISETALTIGQFCAGSASNVIPETAVLQGTMRSFDEKTMSHLIARLNEIVPSVAGAYRTKAEIEVISDIPIVRCNEELNQEIVEGLKELEPELKAVCAYHVMGSEDFAYISQKIPASYMCIGAGIEDVSKRYVEHNPKVRFHESALVKGAAIYAGTAMRWLDLHGNQ, from the coding sequence ATGTATAGAGAATTACTGGAAGAGGCAAAAACCATGGAGGCAGATCTGATTGCCTGGAGGCGCAAGCTTCACACCATGCCGGAACTGGGGCTGGAGCTGCCTGATACAAGTACGTTTGTTCGGGAAAAGTTAGAGGAGATGGGGATTCCTTATGAGATTAAGGTCAATGGTTCCTGCGTGGTTGGAATTCTTGGAAAAGGGAGCAGATGCTTTATGCTGCGCAGCGATATGGACGGCCTGCCTTTTCAGGAAGAATCAGGGGAGGAATTTGCGTCCCGAAACGGCAGGATGCATGCCTGCGGACATGATCTTCACGCTACCGTGCTGCTGGGAGCTGCAAGGCTTTTGAAGCAGCATGAGTCTGAGCTTAAGGGCCAGGTAAAGCTTCTGTTCCAGCCGGGAGAGGAGACCTTCCAGGGAGCCAGGGCAGCCGTTGAGGAAGGCGTGCTGGACCATCCAAAGGTGGACAGCGCCTTCGCCATGCATGTGGCAGCCCAGATGTCCCCGGAATATGTTGCCTACGGAAGCCTTCCCATGGCGGGGGTCTATGGATTCAGGATTACCCTGACAGGACAGGGCGGACATGGTTCCAGGCCGGAAAAATGCATTGATCCCATCAATACAGGCGTACATGTCTATCTGGCGCTGCAGGAGCTTATTGCAAGGGAGTGCCCGGCCATCTCAGAGACAGCCCTGACCATCGGACAGTTCTGCGCGGGCAGCGCCTCCAATGTGATTCCTGAGACTGCCGTCCTGCAGGGAACCATGAGGAGCTTTGACGAAAAAACAATGTCTCATCTGATTGCACGGCTGAATGAAATTGTACCTTCCGTGGCAGGGGCCTACCGCACAAAGGCGGAGATTGAGGTGATAAGCGATATTCCCATTGTCAGGTGCAATGAGGAGCTGAACCAGGAGATTGTGGAAGGGCTTAAGGAGCTGGAGCCGGAGCTGAAGGCGGTCTGCGCTTATCATGTGATGGGATCGGAGGACTTCGCCTATATTTCCCAAAAAATACCGGCCAGCTATATGTGCATTGGAGCCGGTATCGAGGATGTTTCAAAACGGTATGTGGAGCATAATCCCAAGGTGCGTTTTCATGAGTCTGCCCTTGTCAAAGGCGCTGCTATTTATGCCGGGACAGCCATGAGATGGCTGGACCTCCATGGAAACCAGTAG